One window from the genome of Megalobrama amblycephala isolate DHTTF-2021 linkage group LG4, ASM1881202v1, whole genome shotgun sequence encodes:
- the LOC125267761 gene encoding uncharacterized protein LOC125267761 has product MGSLISCVKCVDGSDSLHNCTPKKKGWRKEKGKRKGKNNKTSSNQDQTSHHATSEPEVLPIAEEPGCAEVNDEWSDEVFQDLVGDLSDWSTDVLNALSCVFSAFHDNTIQTSVCVATDLSVDIPRATVSDYRANVPRVPVRVVADWTVDVPRVPVCAISDCRVDVPQGPVSTTSAPGFDVADCCVDVPQATVCAISDCREGVPQATVCAISDCREGVPQATVCAISDCREGVPQATVCAISDCREDVPQATVCAISDCREGVPQATVCAISDCREGVPQATVCAISDCREGVPQATVCAISDCREDVPQATVCAISDCREGVPQATVCAISDCREGVPQATVCAISDCREGVPQATVCAISDCREDVPQATVCAISDCREGVPQATVCAISDCRGDVPHASVGPTEDTVSPKLNQLEDYEIIDINSCSYEVVRKLGEGGFGCVYAGIRLTDGLKVALKFADSVAIEWMDIEGYPELVPQEIGLLILANNGPKVPQIIQLLDWAEEPEQYVMVLERPPHCENLIEFLDRHKGTITENVASVIIKQVTLAAQTCCQRGVLHRDIKLENLLINPDSLDVKLIDFGCGKILTDAGYTSFAGTKEYCPPEYEINGEYHGEPATVWSLGILMFALLCGKFPKSEDLDELDENTWTKDGLSQECCELLCSLLQRSPEKRLELDNICLHNWFQYFNYQPDVKEIIDINSCSYEIGGKLGEGGFGSVYAGIRLTDGLEVALKFADSVAIEWMDIEGYPELVPQEIGLLILANNGPKVPQIIQLLDWAEEPEQYVMVLERPPHCENLIEFLDRHKGTITEDVASVIIKQATLAAQTCCQRGVLHRDIKLENLLINPDSLDVKLIDFGCGEILTDAGYTSFAGTKVYCPPEYEINGEYHGEPATVWSLGILMFALLCGKFPKSEDLDELDENTWTKDGLSQECCELLCSLLQTDPKQRIELKNVSAHNWFKYFIY; this is encoded by the exons ATGGGTTCACTCATTTCTTGTGTTAAATGTGTAGATGGTTCTGACAGTTTACACAACTGTACACCAAAGAAGAAAGGCTGGAGAAAAGAGAAAGGCAAGAGGAAGGGAAAAAACAATAAGACCAGCTCAAATCAAG ATCAGACTTCTCATCATGCCACCAGTGAACCTGAAGTCCTCCCCATTGCAGAGGAACCTGGTTGTGCTGAAGTCAACGATGAGTGGAGTGATGAGGTTTTCCAGGATCTAGTCGGAGATTTGTCCGATTGGAGTACTGACGTCCTCAACGCTTTGAGCTGTGTCTTCTCAGCCTTTCATGACAATACCATCCAAACTTCAGTCTGTGTTGCGACTGACTTGAGTGTTGACATCCCCCGAGCTACAGTCAGTGACTATAGAGCCAATGTCCCTCGAGTTCCAGTCCGTGTAGTGGCTGACTGGACTGTGGACGTCCCCCGCGTCCCAGTCTGTGCCATTTCAGACTGTAGAGTCGATGTCCCACAAGGTCCAGTCAGTACCACATCAGCTCCAGGCTTTGATGTGGCTGACTGTTGTGTGGACGTCCCTCAAGCTACAGTCTGTGCGATATCAGACTGTCGAGAGGGCGTTCCTCAAGCTACAGTCTGTGCGATATCAGACTGTCGAGAGGGCGTTCCTCAAGCTACAGTCTGTGCGATATCAGACTGTAGAGAGGGCGTTCCTCAAGCTACAGTCTGTGCGATATCAGACTGTAGAGAGGACGTTCCTCAAGCTACAGTCTGTGCGATATCAGACTGTCGAGAGGGCGTTCCTCAAGCTACAGTCTGTGCGATATCAGACTGTAGAGAGGGCGTTCCTCAAGCTACAGTCTGTGCGATATCAGACTGTAGAGAGGGCGTTCCTCAAGCTACAGTCTGTGCGATATCAGACTGTAGAGAGGACGTTCCTCAAGCTACAGTCTGTGCGATATCAGACTGTCGAGAGGGCGTTCCTCAAGCTACAGTCTGTGCGATATCAGACTGTCGAGAGGGCGTTCCTCAAGCTACAGTCTGTGCGATATCAGACTGTAGAGAGGGCGTTCCTCAAGCTACAGTCTGTGCGATATCAGACTGTAGAGAGGACGTTCCTCAAGCTACAGTCTGTGCGATATCAGACTGTCGAGAGGGCGTTCCTCAAGCTACAGTCTGTGCGATATCAGACTGTAGAGGTGATGTTCCCCATGCGTCAGTCGGACCGACAGAGGACACTGTATCACCTAAGTTAAATCAACTGGAGGATTATGAGATTATTG ACATCAATTCATGCAGCTATGAAGTTGTCAGGAAGCTCGGTGAAGGAGGATTCGGATGTGTTTATGCAGGGATTCGCTTGACAGATGGCCTTAAG GTGGCGCTGAAATTCGCTGACAGTGTGGCTATAGAATGGATGGACATT GAGGGTTATCCTGAACTCGTTCCACAGGAGATTGGTCTGCTAATTCTGGCCAATAATGGCCCCAAGGTTCCCCAAATCATCCAGCTCTTGGACTGGGCGGAGGAGCCTGAACAATACGTTATGGTTCTTGAGCGGCCTCCACACTGTGAGAACTTGATTGAATTTCTAGACCGTCACAAAGGCACCATCACAGAGAACGTAGCATCAGTTATCATAAAGCAGGTAACACTGGCAGCTCAGACATGCTGCCAACGGGGTGTGCTGCACCGCGACATAAAATTAGAAAACCTTCTAATTAACCCCGACAGCCTGGACGTCAAACTAATTGACTTTGGGTGTGGCAAAATCCTGACTGATGCAGGATACACGTCCTTTGCTG GAACAAAAGAGTACTGCCCCCCAGAATATGAGATAAACGGAGAGTATCACGGGGAACCAGCGACAGTTTGGTCCCTCGGGATACTCATGTTTGCTCTGCTGTGCGGGAAGTTTCCGAAGTCAGAAGACTTGGATGAGCTCGATGAAAACACCTGGACCAAAGATGGCTTGTCACAAG AATGCTGTGAATTACTTTGCTCTCTCCTGCAAAGAAGCCCAGAGAAGCGGCTTGAATTGGACAACATCTGTCTCCATAACTGGTTTCAGTACTTTAATTATCAGCCTGATGTTAAGGAGATTATTG ACATCAATTCATGCAGCTATGAAATTGGAGGGAAGCTCGGTGAAGGAGGCTTTGGAAGCGTTTATGCAGGGATTCGCTTGACAGATGGCCTTGAG GTGGCGCTGAAATTCGCTGACAGTGTGGCTATAGAATGGATGGACATT GAGGGTTATCCTGAACTCGTTCCACAGGAGATCGGTCTGCTAATTCTGGCCAATAATGGCCCCAAGGTTCCCCAAATCATCCAGCTCTTGGACTGGGCGGAGGAGCCTGAACAATACGTTATGGTTCTTGAGCGGCCTCCACACTGTGAGAACTTGATTGAATTTCTAGACCGTCACAAAGGCACCATCACAGAGGACGTAGCATCAGTTATCATAAAGCAGGCAACACTGGCAGCTCAGACATGCTGCCAACGGGGTGTGCTGCACCGCGACATAAAATTAGAAAACCTTCTAATTAACCCCGACAGCCTGGACGTCAAACTAATTGACTTTGGGTGTGGCGAAATCCTGACTGATGCAGGATACACATCCTTTGCTG GAACAAAAGTGTACTGCCCCCCAGAATATGAGATAAACGGAGAGTATCACGGGGAACCAGCGACAGTTTGGTCCCTCGGGATACTCATGTTTGCTCTGCTGTGCGGGAAGTTTCCGAAGTCAGAAGACTTGGATGAGCTCGATGAAAACACCTGGACCAAAGATGGCTTGTCACAAG aatgctgtgaACTACTTTGCTCTCTCCTGCAAACTGACCCAAAGCAGCGGATTGAATTGAAAAATGTCAGTGCTCACAACTGGTTTAAGTACTTTATTTATTAG